The following coding sequences are from one Streptomyces angustmyceticus window:
- a CDS encoding P-loop NTPase family protein, which translates to MGIRGIETLYEECRSRLQDGRGGDAGHGLPTVVLVGPRGSGKTTTLNWLGYLGSRRPHAYFDFGSAAPRRPHEVAGRLAYGLSHRFPRQTPLVFPRLTLGLAVVAPELSLDATDPERAKKQLRQALRGPQEPHAAGDRVAAVAGLLQDLNLVRIPGVGLLASLIRQPPSMPLRVTRHTGFAWYAGPLAALDALVELNQLSKSEEPSDRAAVDRRLCEAFLADLRGEYARRQRDRNCVVLLDNIDAPGGREFLDLLMELRDADGAPDPLLAVAAASNVGRVPAMFANGPAGVRVSAPEQASFADWEQAIPDPPPNRSWRWYCVRLRGLTAGETAQLGTNIAARLPEAPLLAHQLTDGHPWSTRQLLTASARLVGREYPETLLRAVLSSTSPSAESADEGPMLEEAARQYLLRDLTDDQHRALVECCAAREFDAACDAGLLDRFQLHTRDSLARVVATRLWLTDPVPQDAEARGGRGSGYLEGVHPHPLRGSSVLHPWLRLLLLQELAARPDRWTAVHEQLRAWHAHHGHPLEVLYHSLALHRVDDVVEHLARRLVELTDTDIWLYELYTITAAPLRDPVVPEQSATLRLEQLAADLAPRSFAEHTPLTLLVTGLWLASDPRNRLPGTNPELNRTINAMLQDLAMRSVPRRIGLMHEAAKYV; encoded by the coding sequence TTGGGAATACGGGGGATCGAGACCCTGTACGAGGAGTGCCGCTCGCGTCTGCAGGACGGCAGGGGCGGCGACGCCGGACACGGCCTTCCCACGGTCGTGCTCGTAGGGCCGCGGGGCAGCGGGAAGACCACCACGCTGAACTGGCTCGGCTATCTCGGGTCGCGGCGTCCGCACGCGTACTTCGACTTCGGGTCCGCCGCGCCCCGCAGGCCGCATGAGGTCGCCGGCCGGCTGGCGTACGGGCTGTCGCACCGTTTTCCCCGGCAGACCCCGCTGGTCTTCCCTCGTCTGACGCTGGGGCTGGCCGTGGTGGCCCCCGAGCTGTCGTTGGACGCGACGGATCCCGAGCGGGCCAAGAAGCAGTTGCGGCAGGCGCTGCGCGGGCCCCAGGAGCCGCATGCCGCGGGCGACCGGGTCGCCGCCGTAGCCGGACTGCTGCAGGACCTCAACCTGGTGCGGATCCCGGGCGTCGGCCTGCTGGCCAGCCTCATCCGGCAGCCGCCCAGCATGCCGCTGCGGGTGACCCGGCACACCGGATTCGCCTGGTACGCCGGTCCGTTGGCGGCCCTGGACGCCCTGGTCGAGCTCAACCAGCTCAGCAAGAGCGAGGAGCCGTCGGACCGGGCCGCGGTGGACCGGCGGCTGTGCGAGGCGTTCCTCGCCGATCTGCGCGGCGAGTACGCGCGCCGCCAGCGCGACCGCAACTGTGTGGTGCTGCTGGACAACATCGACGCCCCCGGGGGCCGCGAGTTCCTGGACCTGCTGATGGAACTGCGGGACGCCGACGGGGCGCCGGATCCGCTGCTGGCCGTGGCCGCGGCGTCGAACGTCGGCCGGGTGCCGGCGATGTTCGCGAACGGGCCGGCGGGCGTCCGGGTCAGCGCCCCCGAGCAGGCCAGTTTCGCCGACTGGGAACAGGCCATCCCCGACCCGCCGCCGAACCGCTCCTGGCGCTGGTACTGCGTCCGGCTGCGCGGCCTGACCGCGGGCGAGACCGCCCAGCTCGGTACGAACATCGCCGCGCGGCTGCCGGAAGCGCCCCTGCTCGCACACCAGTTGACCGACGGGCACCCGTGGAGCACCCGGCAACTGCTCACCGCCTCGGCCCGTCTCGTGGGCCGCGAGTACCCGGAGACGCTGTTGCGCGCGGTGCTCTCCAGCACCTCGCCGTCCGCGGAGAGCGCCGACGAGGGGCCGATGCTGGAGGAGGCGGCGCGGCAGTACCTGCTGCGCGATCTGACCGACGACCAGCACCGTGCGCTGGTCGAGTGCTGTGCCGCCCGCGAGTTCGACGCCGCCTGCGACGCGGGGCTCCTCGACCGCTTCCAGCTGCACACCCGCGATTCGCTGGCGCGGGTGGTCGCGACCCGCTTATGGCTGACCGATCCGGTCCCCCAGGACGCCGAGGCCCGCGGCGGCCGGGGCTCCGGGTATCTGGAAGGCGTCCATCCACACCCGCTGCGCGGCAGCTCCGTACTGCATCCGTGGCTGCGCCTGCTGCTGTTGCAGGAGCTGGCCGCCCGCCCGGACCGCTGGACGGCCGTCCACGAACAACTGCGGGCCTGGCACGCCCACCACGGCCACCCGCTGGAGGTGCTGTACCACTCGCTGGCACTGCACCGCGTGGACGACGTCGTCGAGCATCTCGCCCGGCGCCTGGTCGAACTCACCGACACCGACATCTGGCTGTACGAGCTGTACACGATCACCGCCGCGCCCCTGCGGGATCCGGTGGTGCCGGAGCAGTCGGCCACGCTGCGTCTGGAGCAGTTGGCGGCCGACCTCGCGCCCCGCTCGTTCGCCGAGCACACGCCCCTGACCCTGCTGGTGACCGGGCTGTGGCTGGCGTCCGACCCGCGCAACCGGCTGCCCGGTACGAATCCCGAACTCAACCGGACCATCAACGCGATGCTCCAGGACCTTGCCATGCGCTCCGTCCCTCGCCGGATCGGGCTCATGCACGAGGCCGCGAAGTACGTGTGA
- a CDS encoding putative leader peptide has product MAGESESGTRAVALLTWLIFAASLRSVSHSENFTARLHVDLRRQASAICATSAADC; this is encoded by the coding sequence ATGGCGGGAGAATCAGAAAGCGGGACGAGGGCTGTCGCGTTGTTGACGTGGCTGATTTTCGCTGCCAGCCTCCGGAGTGTGAGTCACTCGGAGAACTTCACCGCACGCCTGCACGTCGATCTGCGACGTCAGGCCAGTGCGATCTGTGCCACCAGCGCCGCTGACTGCTAG
- a CDS encoding toxin glutamine deamidase domain-containing protein, which translates to MLPDALEWVLEMLGFNWPTADEDKLMDSAQKWRDFAAGVENLQHEGVKAAGNVLSQNSGDSIDGFHTTWEKFAGGSGYFSDARSAATAIADALDAAAGLVIGMKVAVIAQLAILAAEIIAAQAAAPFTFGLSEVAAAAATAATRAIVRKIIKEVAKQLLDAALETAKEPAVSALQAMISDVIAQSVNMSFDAQDGFDAGRTVKKGAEEGVNALKNSGQTFAESLRDGAGAKAGHHVRNGMESAAGHGSDSDSGSDSKSDSGHDSAADSSSGKHGKGLGGGDGAGEGKSNGVPESGSSDTGAGAGAGAGASGSGESSSGGSSSSGGHSSAGGSSSSGASDTSGASGSSGDASGGEGSSGGGASHSGGTGGSSGHNGAGVTANSAPGGSGAPAGAHDNSVSGGGHSPDGGAHSGPSHADSPSPDRLTPFDAGYRESQSGGDAPSDSSADSSHGSASSSSTPQTHSPSASPDSPPSSDSHHSSDPNSSPDARPSSDGGTSRPDTSPSSDSGGRPDGAPAADTRADSGPDSGARPDSGGRPDSGAGSDPGVRSDSSTGPSPDSGGRPDAGATHSPESSHGDASPAPDAGPRPDHGTSSPDPVHTDSSPSPDAGARHDGGPSQTPDHSDGPTAQTGSTPSHADGASPAPAPADGTASGPIQHGAPGPGDSGPDGHQSAQHSPSSSPSSSPDPSPSPDRSPSSDPSPASGPSPDPSSSPSPDSGNRPETHVPSPSPAPDNTPAGPDSSPSPSSSDSDHSANGSGGRVGMPSGAMPHAASSHASSGSSYGGSQQHNPHQAHDDNDVTMHTDSATTFAPPPTGIPNTTGSDPSPSQPATAPGAATAAPGVAMGGGPVPTPSAPAGAHASAGAPPASAPPRSTPAGNGTPPRSTPARDPRTAPYGDPRATPPRQRPGTPDQTSRPRPTPARADTPRTEQPRGNEPTPHQSQNQSPTPPPDKGPENHGPEQKPDTGPDSAKTPENGKPGTDQPAPDSPHQDAPQADGNKPDSHQPNDVKNDDSKNNEGADKGDDGKSEHPQADHADTDGKDSPESDPSTDATSDADPKSDTDTDTDSDSKPDPDAHDAHDAHSDSDANSDSEAHSDSDPDSDSHPDPAPDTDSAPDSDPDTDSDSPPDSDPDPDPDPDSDSDSDTDSDAHDDRPGLDDIRAGIQEAPGGLLPPDPSDQQALADAVPRNDDGTPQRFPDPSGNWAQLQNDGGPGVPGRSNNCADCSRSFLETWYGNPQVSAPRTPDLNADGTPDHWSPETDANENIINWTGAPHSYAGTSPDGHDAIAKDLLKAGPGSSAIVQVNWADGGGHAFNAVNHDGRIVWVDTQSGEVSEKPINTEGATDVFYIPLDADRNPLHPAQDPTADSGSSDDGHSTSDQSDTQHADQQHDTAQQGDAQQGDAQQGDAQQGDVQQDNAPQSNSPHSDAPSQTGHNTPDADTSDPAQQPAGDTPQASPANDTNPGDGKQSTSLSSGPSADGSAGGQPRPHGHDDSRPDAGDAPGRNPGDTPSREAGPQSNDPNRPAPPRPDSTPPGTPGNRPDQTPAGGRPQQSSSTGNPKSPTSNGETKRPAPDSRPKQPTPDAPGGKRKASLPPPTDGQPSGSGTGSSSGSGNGHKRPRTDPDHEGLAALKLDDSPSPSHHSDDDAMDVDKKPPYSDPHDRGESDTSEQEQKGDRTLDAEAEGAKEYGIPPDKLQNELRRDRDVHRVPLDNVHAHLDSWAKDGHLADALRASTGDATPSSADAGKGPRAFTQSDLEQRLPGFKGLERGEQLAVVSSLARLSVGFHEQHGVGKNPENVDKPYRKKGEADPKPDTTDSAAKNSDESLGVRGHRKSSDKLLNTLKLDPIPSSLKNNSPDLTDRNYAVLEVEGPTPGGGTHYVTDSSVPVGEKHVSGRHSEKHLAEWLKRVNQGDNTYTPKSVYTEREPCGMGQGHAKCSTVLREKALDGTKVYYSTTYRTDPADVAAKKKLDTEKTVEKKKVDKMAAAEVQQNIADRINARTDKSAERAAKEIAAAQNLGDADARKELKKIIDREYTKRKEASTTEEKQAMVREMDRHIEHLDKTWRKIQPSLM; encoded by the coding sequence ATGCTTCCGGACGCACTTGAGTGGGTTCTTGAAATGCTGGGGTTCAACTGGCCCACGGCGGACGAGGACAAGTTGATGGATTCCGCCCAGAAGTGGCGGGATTTCGCGGCCGGGGTGGAGAATCTCCAGCACGAGGGCGTCAAGGCGGCCGGCAATGTGCTGTCGCAGAACTCCGGCGACTCCATCGACGGTTTCCACACCACGTGGGAGAAGTTCGCGGGCGGCTCGGGCTACTTCTCCGACGCCCGGAGCGCCGCCACCGCCATCGCCGACGCACTGGACGCCGCGGCCGGACTCGTCATCGGGATGAAAGTCGCGGTGATCGCCCAGTTGGCGATTCTTGCCGCGGAAATCATCGCGGCTCAAGCGGCGGCACCGTTCACCTTCGGCTTGTCCGAGGTGGCGGCGGCAGCAGCGACCGCGGCGACCCGCGCGATCGTACGGAAGATCATCAAGGAGGTAGCCAAGCAGCTGCTCGACGCGGCCCTGGAGACGGCGAAGGAGCCTGCCGTCTCGGCGCTGCAGGCCATGATCTCGGACGTCATCGCGCAGTCCGTGAACATGAGCTTCGACGCGCAGGACGGCTTCGACGCCGGCCGTACGGTCAAGAAGGGCGCCGAGGAAGGCGTCAACGCGCTCAAGAACTCCGGCCAGACGTTCGCGGAGTCCCTGCGTGACGGTGCGGGCGCCAAGGCGGGACACCACGTCCGCAACGGGATGGAGTCCGCCGCCGGACACGGCTCCGATTCGGACTCGGGCTCGGACTCGAAATCGGACTCCGGCCATGATTCCGCCGCGGACTCGTCCAGCGGGAAGCATGGGAAGGGGCTCGGCGGTGGTGACGGCGCCGGCGAGGGGAAGAGCAACGGCGTTCCGGAGAGCGGGAGTTCGGACACTGGGGCAGGGGCAGGGGCAGGGGCGGGAGCTTCCGGGTCCGGGGAATCGTCGTCGGGTGGTTCTTCCTCCTCGGGCGGTCATTCTTCGGCCGGTGGCTCGTCGTCCTCGGGGGCTTCGGACACCTCGGGCGCTTCCGGTTCTTCCGGTGACGCTTCGGGCGGTGAGGGCTCGTCCGGTGGTGGCGCTTCGCACAGCGGCGGTACTGGCGGCAGCAGTGGCCACAACGGCGCCGGAGTCACGGCGAACTCCGCTCCCGGCGGCTCGGGGGCACCGGCCGGCGCTCACGACAACTCCGTATCCGGTGGCGGGCACTCCCCGGACGGTGGGGCGCACTCCGGGCCTTCGCACGCGGACTCCCCGTCTCCGGACCGGCTGACTCCGTTCGATGCGGGGTACCGCGAATCGCAGAGCGGCGGCGACGCGCCGTCGGACTCCTCTGCCGACTCCTCGCACGGCTCCGCCTCCTCTTCCTCCACCCCGCAGACGCACTCGCCCTCGGCATCCCCGGACTCGCCTCCTTCCTCCGACTCGCACCACTCTTCCGACCCGAACTCCTCCCCCGACGCGCGCCCCTCCTCCGACGGCGGGACGTCCCGGCCCGACACATCGCCGTCCTCCGACTCCGGGGGCCGGCCGGACGGGGCTCCCGCCGCCGACACCAGGGCGGATTCGGGGCCGGACTCCGGTGCGCGACCGGACTCCGGCGGGAGGCCGGATTCCGGCGCGGGATCGGATCCCGGCGTCAGGTCCGACTCCAGCACCGGGCCGTCCCCGGACTCGGGTGGCCGGCCCGACGCAGGCGCTACGCACTCGCCGGAGTCGTCCCACGGCGACGCTTCGCCCGCCCCGGACGCAGGTCCGCGACCGGATCACGGGACGTCGTCCCCCGATCCCGTGCACACGGACAGCTCGCCCTCGCCCGACGCGGGAGCACGGCACGACGGCGGGCCTTCGCAGACGCCCGACCACTCCGACGGCCCGACCGCCCAGACCGGCAGCACGCCCAGTCACGCCGATGGTGCATCTCCCGCGCCCGCCCCTGCAGACGGCACCGCCTCCGGGCCGATCCAGCACGGCGCGCCCGGCCCCGGCGACTCGGGCCCGGACGGCCACCAGTCGGCTCAGCACTCTCCGTCGTCCTCGCCGTCCTCGTCGCCCGATCCCTCGCCGTCTCCCGATCGTTCCCCGTCCTCCGATCCGTCCCCGGCGTCGGGCCCGTCCCCGGACCCGTCTTCCTCGCCCTCACCGGATTCGGGAAACCGGCCGGAGACGCACGTCCCCTCCCCCTCGCCCGCACCCGACAACACGCCCGCCGGCCCGGACTCCTCCCCCTCACCGTCGAGCAGCGACAGCGACCACAGCGCCAACGGGAGCGGCGGCCGGGTCGGTATGCCCTCCGGCGCCATGCCCCATGCGGCGTCGTCGCATGCCTCGTCCGGCTCCTCGTACGGCGGGTCTCAGCAGCACAACCCCCACCAGGCGCACGACGACAACGACGTCACCATGCACACGGACAGCGCGACCACCTTCGCGCCGCCCCCCACCGGAATACCGAACACGACCGGGAGCGACCCCTCCCCTTCCCAGCCGGCGACGGCTCCCGGCGCTGCCACGGCCGCGCCCGGCGTCGCCATGGGCGGCGGCCCGGTGCCCACCCCGAGTGCCCCCGCCGGAGCGCACGCTTCAGCGGGTGCTCCGCCCGCCTCCGCACCCCCGCGTTCCACACCGGCAGGCAACGGGACACCGCCCCGCAGCACCCCCGCCCGGGACCCTCGCACCGCGCCTTACGGCGATCCCCGCGCCACTCCCCCGCGCCAGCGCCCCGGCACGCCCGACCAGACCTCGCGTCCCCGGCCCACGCCTGCGCGCGCGGACACGCCTCGTACCGAGCAGCCGCGTGGCAACGAGCCGACCCCGCACCAGTCCCAGAACCAGTCGCCTACTCCGCCCCCGGACAAGGGACCGGAGAACCACGGTCCCGAGCAGAAGCCCGACACCGGCCCCGACTCCGCGAAGACCCCGGAAAACGGCAAGCCCGGCACGGACCAGCCGGCCCCCGACTCCCCCCACCAGGACGCCCCTCAGGCAGACGGCAACAAGCCGGACAGCCACCAGCCCAACGACGTCAAGAACGACGACTCCAAGAACAACGAGGGCGCCGACAAGGGCGACGACGGCAAGAGCGAGCACCCTCAGGCCGACCATGCCGACACCGACGGCAAGGACTCGCCCGAGTCGGACCCGAGCACGGACGCCACGTCTGACGCCGACCCGAAGTCGGACACCGACACCGACACGGACTCGGACTCGAAGCCGGATCCAGACGCACACGATGCGCACGACGCGCACTCGGACTCGGACGCCAACTCAGACTCTGAGGCCCACTCGGACTCCGACCCGGACTCCGACTCCCATCCGGACCCGGCCCCCGATACGGACTCGGCCCCGGACTCCGACCCCGATACGGACTCCGACTCGCCCCCTGATTCCGACCCGGACCCGGACCCGGACCCGGACTCTGACTCCGACTCGGACACCGATTCCGACGCGCATGACGACCGGCCCGGCCTCGATGACATCCGCGCCGGTATCCAGGAGGCCCCGGGCGGCCTGCTGCCCCCGGACCCCTCGGATCAGCAGGCCCTTGCCGATGCCGTTCCCCGTAACGACGACGGCACCCCTCAGCGCTTTCCCGACCCGTCGGGGAACTGGGCCCAGTTGCAGAACGACGGTGGTCCGGGCGTTCCCGGCCGGTCCAACAACTGTGCCGACTGCAGCCGTTCGTTCCTCGAGACCTGGTACGGAAACCCGCAGGTCTCGGCGCCCCGTACGCCGGACCTCAACGCGGACGGCACCCCTGACCACTGGTCGCCGGAGACGGACGCCAACGAGAACATCATCAACTGGACCGGCGCGCCGCACTCGTATGCGGGCACCAGCCCGGACGGTCATGACGCGATCGCCAAGGACCTCCTGAAAGCCGGTCCGGGCTCGTCGGCGATCGTGCAGGTCAACTGGGCCGACGGCGGAGGCCACGCGTTCAACGCCGTCAACCACGACGGCCGCATCGTGTGGGTCGACACCCAGAGCGGCGAGGTGAGCGAGAAGCCGATCAACACCGAGGGCGCCACGGATGTCTTCTACATCCCGCTGGACGCCGATCGGAATCCGCTCCATCCCGCGCAGGATCCGACGGCCGACAGCGGCTCGTCGGATGACGGTCATTCCACGTCGGATCAGTCCGATACCCAGCACGCCGACCAGCAGCACGACACCGCACAACAGGGCGACGCGCAGCAGGGCGACGCGCAGCAGGGCGACGCGCAACAGGGCGACGTTCAGCAGGACAACGCGCCGCAGTCCAACTCACCGCACTCCGACGCCCCGTCGCAGACCGGCCACAACACCCCGGACGCGGACACGAGCGACCCCGCCCAGCAGCCGGCCGGTGACACCCCACAGGCGTCGCCCGCGAACGACACCAACCCGGGTGACGGCAAGCAGTCCACCTCGCTTTCTTCCGGGCCGTCTGCCGACGGCTCGGCCGGTGGACAGCCTCGTCCGCATGGTCACGACGACAGCCGGCCTGATGCGGGCGACGCCCCCGGCCGGAACCCCGGTGACACCCCGTCGCGTGAGGCCGGCCCCCAGAGCAACGACCCGAACCGGCCCGCCCCGCCACGGCCCGATTCCACTCCCCCGGGCACGCCCGGCAACCGCCCGGACCAGACTCCCGCCGGCGGCCGTCCGCAGCAGTCCTCGTCCACCGGCAACCCCAAGTCGCCGACGTCCAACGGGGAAACGAAGCGGCCGGCCCCCGACAGCCGCCCCAAGCAGCCGACCCCCGATGCCCCCGGTGGGAAGCGGAAGGCCAGTCTGCCGCCGCCCACGGACGGCCAGCCGTCGGGCTCCGGCACCGGCTCCTCGTCGGGGTCGGGAAACGGCCACAAGAGGCCGCGGACCGACCCCGACCACGAGGGCCTCGCCGCGCTGAAACTGGACGATTCGCCGTCGCCGTCGCACCACAGCGACGACGACGCGATGGACGTCGACAAGAAGCCGCCCTACTCCGACCCGCACGACCGTGGTGAGAGCGACACCTCCGAGCAGGAGCAGAAGGGGGACCGGACCCTCGACGCGGAGGCCGAGGGGGCCAAGGAGTACGGGATTCCGCCGGACAAGCTGCAGAACGAGCTCCGGCGGGACCGCGACGTCCACCGCGTCCCGCTCGACAACGTCCATGCCCACCTGGACAGTTGGGCGAAGGACGGGCACCTCGCGGATGCCCTGCGGGCCTCGACCGGTGATGCCACGCCCTCCTCCGCCGATGCCGGAAAGGGTCCGCGCGCCTTCACCCAGAGCGATCTGGAGCAGCGGCTGCCCGGGTTCAAGGGCCTGGAGCGCGGTGAGCAGCTCGCGGTCGTGTCGTCCCTGGCCCGGCTGAGCGTCGGATTCCACGAACAGCACGGTGTGGGCAAGAATCCGGAGAACGTCGACAAGCCGTACCGCAAGAAGGGCGAGGCCGACCCCAAACCGGATACGACGGACAGCGCGGCCAAGAATTCGGATGAGTCGCTCGGCGTCCGGGGGCACCGCAAGAGCAGTGACAAGCTCCTGAACACCCTCAAACTCGACCCCATTCCGTCCAGCCTGAAGAACAACAGCCCCGACCTCACGGACCGCAATTACGCGGTGCTGGAGGTCGAGGGTCCGACAC
- a CDS encoding ABC transporter substrate-binding protein — translation MHLPPQPADELPPWWKGWRGAAALALVLALIAGGIWFFRWAEEDNSCAADQPGLYWDGTGAERECVGLTNEKAFAFDPRLKGITDRIAQENRRVRDQWEKPASGKSRLPYVKVGVLMPMTESDTSALPLEEIRTSLEGAFVAQCRANACPELSTTSSTGVQGRTPLIQLVLANEGRSETHWKPVVAQLADMVGGEHPLVAVTGLGVSIPETQAAATELGRRKIPAIGAVLTATDLNASRLFKVSPSNADYAKALRRYLDHSPLAGRRGYLVFDSREDNYVKTLRTAFDDEFGDYIGRRRASFVGATGHKPAGVPRLFFNAVNNICLTKAQVIFYAGRDRDLADLIRALSARSQCGHDTPITVMTGATGAFAQGKQVQTLLKDSKITILDASATSPDQWVRGVHAPSGFKPFHQALRDLRFPDSVLDDGYAIMHHDAVLTAIWATRNVTGQTGKEAPDVQDVYNEITNLHDASTVPAAGGELSFDDASQGWPHNKPVPVIRLPEPLKDPGAPYLVP, via the coding sequence ATGCATCTGCCCCCGCAACCCGCCGATGAACTCCCTCCGTGGTGGAAGGGGTGGCGAGGAGCCGCCGCCCTCGCCCTCGTGCTGGCGCTGATAGCCGGCGGCATCTGGTTCTTCCGGTGGGCCGAGGAGGACAACAGCTGCGCGGCGGACCAGCCCGGTCTGTACTGGGACGGCACCGGCGCGGAGCGGGAGTGCGTCGGCCTGACGAACGAGAAGGCGTTCGCCTTCGACCCGCGCCTCAAGGGCATCACCGACCGGATCGCGCAGGAGAACAGACGCGTCCGCGACCAGTGGGAGAAGCCGGCGTCCGGGAAGAGCCGGCTGCCGTACGTCAAGGTCGGTGTGCTGATGCCGATGACGGAGAGCGACACCAGCGCGCTGCCCCTGGAGGAGATCCGCACCAGCCTTGAGGGTGCCTTCGTCGCGCAGTGCCGGGCGAACGCCTGCCCCGAACTGTCCACGACCAGTTCCACCGGCGTCCAGGGAAGGACCCCGCTGATCCAGCTCGTCCTGGCCAACGAGGGCCGCAGCGAGACGCATTGGAAGCCGGTGGTGGCGCAGCTGGCCGACATGGTCGGCGGCGAGCATCCCCTGGTCGCGGTCACCGGCCTGGGGGTCAGCATCCCGGAGACCCAGGCGGCGGCCACCGAACTCGGCCGGCGGAAGATCCCCGCGATCGGCGCGGTCCTGACCGCCACCGACCTCAACGCGTCACGGCTGTTCAAGGTGTCGCCGTCCAACGCCGACTACGCCAAGGCGCTCCGCCGGTACCTCGACCACTCCCCGCTGGCCGGGCGCCGCGGCTACCTGGTCTTCGACAGCCGGGAAGACAACTACGTCAAGACCTTGCGCACGGCGTTCGACGACGAGTTCGGCGACTACATCGGCCGACGGCGCGCCTCGTTCGTCGGCGCGACCGGCCACAAGCCCGCGGGCGTTCCCCGGCTCTTCTTCAACGCCGTCAACAACATCTGCCTGACCAAGGCTCAAGTGATCTTCTACGCCGGGCGCGACCGCGATCTCGCCGATCTCATCCGTGCCCTGTCGGCCCGCAGCCAGTGCGGCCACGACACACCGATCACGGTGATGACCGGGGCCACCGGGGCGTTCGCGCAGGGGAAGCAGGTTCAGACGCTGCTCAAGGACAGCAAGATCACCATTCTGGACGCCTCCGCGACCAGCCCCGATCAGTGGGTCCGCGGCGTCCATGCCCCGTCCGGCTTCAAGCCCTTCCACCAGGCCCTGCGGGACCTGCGCTTCCCCGACTCCGTGTTGGACGACGGATACGCGATCATGCACCACGACGCCGTGCTGACCGCCATCTGGGCGACCCGCAACGTCACCGGCCAGACCGGCAAGGAAGCACCCGACGTCCAGGACGTCTACAACGAGATCACCAACCTGCACGACGCCAGCACCGTTCCGGCCGCCGGCGGAGAACTCAGCTTCGACGACGCCTCCCAAGGCTGGCCGCACAACAAACCGGTTCCGGTGATCCGGCTGCCCGAGCCCCTCAAGGACCCGGGCGCGCCGTATCTGGTGCCCTGA
- a CDS encoding SDR family oxidoreductase — protein sequence MPHTTPPPRPRPPARPGRPGSLHGRTAVVTGAARGLGKATARELARRGARVALLGREETALWEVASALPSESCCWGVDVTDDDAMGQVAQEVRDRLGPASIVVANAGIAEGGPFGGSDPHTWRRVIEVNLIGSAITARSFLPDLLATHGYFLQVASLASIGAAPLMSAYCASKAGVESFAHSLRAELAPERVGVGIAYLNWTDTDMIRDADQHPVLRELRAHMPPPARKVHSAGWVAARLVTAAEHRSAAVYVPGWLRAAQAVRAALPAVVTQLSRRELPRLAARTPFEPTGLLGAGGRADKAGRG from the coding sequence ATGCCCCACACCACGCCACCGCCGCGACCGCGTCCGCCGGCCCGCCCGGGACGGCCTGGCTCTCTGCACGGCCGCACCGCCGTGGTGACCGGTGCGGCGCGCGGTCTGGGCAAGGCGACCGCCCGAGAGCTGGCCCGGCGAGGAGCGCGGGTGGCCCTGCTGGGGCGGGAGGAGACGGCGCTGTGGGAAGTGGCGTCCGCCCTTCCGTCGGAGTCGTGCTGCTGGGGCGTCGACGTCACCGACGACGACGCCATGGGGCAGGTGGCCCAGGAGGTACGCGACCGCCTGGGGCCGGCGTCCATCGTCGTGGCGAACGCGGGAATCGCCGAGGGCGGGCCCTTCGGCGGGTCCGATCCGCACACCTGGCGCCGGGTGATCGAGGTGAATCTGATCGGCAGCGCGATCACCGCCCGCTCGTTCCTGCCGGACCTGCTCGCCACGCACGGCTACTTCCTGCAGGTCGCCTCGCTGGCGTCCATCGGGGCCGCGCCCCTGATGAGCGCGTACTGCGCCTCCAAGGCCGGAGTGGAGTCGTTCGCGCACTCACTGCGCGCCGAACTCGCCCCCGAGCGCGTGGGAGTCGGCATCGCCTATCTGAACTGGACCGACACCGACATGATCAGGGACGCGGACCAGCACCCCGTGCTCCGTGAACTCCGCGCCCACATGCCCCCGCCCGCGAGAAAGGTCCACTCCGCCGGGTGGGTCGCCGCCCGCCTGGTCACCGCCGCCGAACACCGATCGGCCGCCGTCTACGTACCGGGCTGGCTCCGCGCCGCCCAGGCGGTACGCGCCGCCCTGCCGGCCGTCGTCACCCAGCTCTCCCGGCGCGAACTGCCCCGACTGGCCGCCCGCACCCCCTTCGAACCGACCGGCCTCCTGGGCGCCGGCGGCCGCGCCGACAAAGCGGGGCGGGGGTAG